A region from the Acanthochromis polyacanthus isolate Apoly-LR-REF ecotype Palm Island chromosome 23, KAUST_Apoly_ChrSc, whole genome shotgun sequence genome encodes:
- the phka1a gene encoding phosphorylase b kinase regulatory subunit alpha, skeletal muscle isoform isoform X1, whose translation MRSRSNSGVKLDSYARMVQQTILRHQDPVTGLLPGSPDQPHAWIRDNVYGIVSVWGLSLAYRKNADRDEDKAKAYELEQSVVKLMRGVLQCIMRQLDKVEKFKYSRSTSDSLHAKYDTRTCAIVVGDDQWGHLQVDATSLFLFYLAQMTASGLHIVYTQDEVDVVQNLMFYIEAAYKVADYGMWERGDKTNQGITEINASSIGMAKAALEALDELNLFGAKGGPGSVVHALADDIQHCQSILTSMLPRASMSKEVDAGVLSIISYPAFAVEDIKIVNVTKEEIISKLQGRYGCCRFLRDGHKTPKEDPNRLYYESAELKLFENIECEWPLFWTYLILDGIFINSPEQVQEYQEALEGILIKQKDGIRLVPELYSVPADKVEEEYRNPHSVERVPMGKCPLTWAQSLYILGNLLSEGFLAPGEIDPLNRRFSTIPKPDVVVQVSVLAETDEIKELLLKNGIDVDTVADIHPIHVQPSRVLSHIYARLGRNPRLGLTGRPYRRIGVLGTSKFYMIRNTIFTFTPQFIDHQQFYMALDNKMIVEMLRTEIAYLASRWRMTGRPTVTFPISQSMLTEDHANLDPAVLATLKKLQDGYYGGSRIQTGKLSEFLTTCCFAHLSFLDGKASGSMGRHDDEYDDDDADGYVHELRCDDEADDLAQYLDHLLAHAAPKKPEVQKEGLGKFKAVATKAREMVSLKNKAQGLNVQNVNMYLPNKLFHSPQPSLNLNLPESSAQGSQGPEMTVIPEGGIPRDATGAIDYNALVQLLKDTQSLQDQADILYILFKDKGMDWDTQLHGKGTTVRSLLSDLYDKAGELKQWGLIRMISGILKKKVEELDSACSDLLAHQKHLTVGLPPEPREKTITAPIPPDQLATLIDEASDNNISVAILTQEIMVYLAMSIRTQPNLFSEMFRLRIGLIIQVMATELAQSLSCSGEEATESLMSLSPSELKNLLHHILSGREFGVQRSVREVDAGVSPAISIHHLGNVGATKSERAGISKLKSDMKMLEHRLSLTDPSKVEHRLSLTDPFKIDRRVSLADSVEYDQSMTSFRKGGRSQSLDIENIESGRYRLPSIESLDIPEIIPVAKDTRHGQWLRRRRLDGALNRVPVGFYTKVWKILQKCHGLSIEGCVLPSSTTREMTPGEIKFSVHVETVLNRVPQPEYRQLLVEAILVLTMLADVEIQSIGSIIHVEKIVHLANDMFCKDQTDLGAEEHILERDPSTGVCRLLYDSAPSGRFGSMTYFTKAVAVYVQDFLPSGSCAVQ comes from the exons ATGAGAAGTCGGAGCAACTCGGGCGTTAAACTGGACAGCTATGCCCGGATGGTGCAGCAAACTATCCTGAGGCACCAA GATCCGGTAACCGGTCTCCTTCCAGGCAGCCCGGATCAGCCTCATGCCTGGATCAGAGACAATGTTTACGGCATCGTGTCCGTGTGGGGCCTGAGTCTGGCCTACAGGAAGAACGCCGACAGGGACGAAGACAAGGCCAAGGCCTATGAGCTGGAGCAG AGCGTGGTGAAGCTAATGAGAGGGGTCCTGCAGTGCATAATGAGGCAG CTTGATAAGGTGGAGAAGTTCAAATACAGCCGAAGCACCTCCGATTCGCTCCATGCCAAGTACGACACCAGGACCTGTGCTATCGTCGTCGGGGACGACCAGTGGGGTCATCTGCAGGTCGATGCCACTTCGCTCTTCCTCTTTTATCTCGCTCAGATGACGGCGTCCG GTCTTCACATCGTCTACACCCAGGATGAAGTGGACGTTGTTCAGAATCTCATGTTCTACATCGAGGCAGCTTATAAAGTGGCT GATTATGGGATGTGGGAACGAGGAGACAAAACcaaccagggcatcactgagatAAACGCCAGCTCCATCGGCATGGCCAAG GCAGCTCTGGAGGCTTTGGATGAACTTAACCTGTTTGGAGCTAAAGGAGGACCTGGATCGGTGGTTCACGCTCTGGCTGATGACATCCAGCACTGCCAG TCCATCCTGACGTCCATGTTACCCAGAGCATCCATGTCTAAAGAAGTGGACGCCGGAGTGTTGTCCATCATCTCGTACCCGGCGTTCGCTGTGGAGGACATCAAGATCGTGAACGTGACCAAGGAGGAGATCATCTCCAAACTGCAG GGTAGATatggctgctgcaggtttctCAGAGACGGACACAAAACGCCTAAAGAG GATCCAAACCGGCTGTATTACGAGTCCGCAGAGCTGAAGCTGTTTGAGAACATCGAGTGTGAGTGGCCTCTGTTCTGGACCTACCTCATCCTAGACGGCATTTTTATCAACAGCCCTGAACAG GTGCAGGAGTATCAGGAGGCCCTGGAGGGAATCCTGATCAAGCAGAAGGACGGGATACGACTGGTGCCGGAGCTCTACAGTGTCCCCGCAGACAAG gtggaggaggagtACAGGAACCCTCACTCGGTGGAGAGAGTCCCGATGGGTAAATGTCCTCTGACATGGGCTCAGTCTCTGTACATCCTGGGAAACCTGCTGTCTGAG GGGTTTCTTGCTCCTGGAGAAATCGaccctctgaacagacgtttCTCCACCATCCCCAAACCTGACGTGGTCGTTCAAG TGTCTGTTCTGGCAGAGACTGATGAGattaaagagctgctgctgaagaacgGCATCGACGTGGACACTGTGGCCGACATCCATCCCATCCACGTTCAGCCCTCCAGAGTCCTCAGCCACATCTACGCCCGACTCG GTCGTAACCCGAGGCTGGGTCTGACTGGTCGACCCTACAGGAGGATAGGAGTTCTGGGAACCTCCAAGTTCTACATGATCAGAAACACCatcttcacattcacacctcag TTCATCGACCACCAGCAGTTCTACATGGCGCTCGATAATAAAATGATCGTGGAGATGCTGCGGACAGAAATCGCCTACCTCGCATCCAGGTGGAGGATGACCGGACGACCGACCGTCACTTTCCCCATTTCACAGTCGATGCTCA ctgaagATCACGCAAACTTGGATCCTGCAGTTTTGGCGACACTAAAGAAGCTGCAGGACGGTTATTATGGAGGATCAAG GATCCAGACGGGGAAGCTGTCGGAGTTCCTGACCACTTGCTGCTTCGCTCATCTCAGCTTCCTGGACGGTAAGGCTTCTGGCAGCATGGGTCGCCACGACGACgagtatgatgatgatgacgccGATGGATACGTGCATGAGTTACGCTGTGATGATG AGGCTGATGATCTCGCTCAGTACCTGGACCACCTGCTGGCCCACGCTGCCCCCAAGAAGCCCGAAGTTCAGAAGGAAGGTCTGGGCAAGTTCAAGGCTGTAGCCACCAAAGCCAGGGAGATGGTGTCTCTGAAGAACAAGGCGCAGGGCCTCAACGTGCAGA atGTCAACATGTACCTGCCCAACAAGCTGTTTCACTCTCCTCAGCCGTCGCTCAACTTGAATCTCCCAGAATCCTCTGCACAGGGATCTCAG GGTCCAGAGATGACGGTCATACCAGAGGGCGGTATCCCCAGAGATGCTACCGGAGCCATCGACTACAACGCTTTGGTCCAGCTGCTAAAAGACACTCAGAGTCTCCAAGACCAGGCCGATATTCTTTACATCCTCTTCAAAGACAA GGGAATGGACTGGGACACTCAGCTGCACGGTAAAGGCACCACGGTGAGATCTCTGCTGTCCGACCTGTATGACAAGGCAGGCGAACTGAAGCAGTGGGGCCTCATCAGGATGATCTCTGGCATACTGAAGAAGAAGGTGGAGGAACTCGACTCG GCTTGCTCTGATTTGCTGGCGCACCAGAAGCACCTGACAGTCGGCCTGCCTCCCGAGCCAAGAGAGAAAACCATCACGGCTCCCATTCCGCCGGACCAGCTAGCGACTCTCATCGACGAGGCCAGCGACAACAACATCAGTGTCGCCATCCTCACTCAG GAGATCATGGTGTACCTGGCTATGAGCATCAGGACTCAGCCCAACCTGTTCAGCGAGATGTTCCGGCTGCGTATCGGCCTCATCATCCAGGTCATGGCCACTGAACTGGCTCAGTCACTCAGCTGCTCAG gAGAGGAGGCCACAGAGAGTCTGATGAGTCTGAGTCCGTCTGAACTGAAAAATCTTCTTCATCACATCCTCAGCGGGAGGGAGTTTGGAGTTCAGCGCAGCG TCAGAGAGGTGGACGCTGGCGTCAGTCCTGCCATCTCCATCCATCACCTGGGTAACGTCGGTGCCACCAAGAGCGAGAGAGCTGGCATCAGCAAACTGAAGAGCGACATGAAGATG ctggagcacaggTTGTCTTTGACGGATCCCAGTAAG gtgGAGCACAGGTTGTCCCTGACAGATCCATTTAAG ATCGACCGCAGGGTGTCTTTGGCCGACTCAGTTGAG tACGACCAGTCGATGACCTCCTTCCGCAAG GGTGGCAGATCTCAGTCACTGGACATAGAAAACATCGAGTCTGGG AGATACCGACTGCCATCCATTGAGTCCCTCGATATTCCAGAGATCATCCCGGTCGCCAAGGACACCAGACACGGCCAATGGCTGCGCAGGAGGCGTCTGGACGGAGCGTTGAACCGAGTACCGGTCGGCTTCTACACAAAAGTCTGGAAGATCCTCCAAAAG TGTCACGGTCTGTCCATAGAGGGATGTGTTCTTCCTTCTTCAACAACCAGAGAG